In Deltaproteobacteria bacterium, the following are encoded in one genomic region:
- a CDS encoding DUF2239 family protein: METTITYVAFVGPKLIAEGEVAEILPVLKQRFDKNYSELVLIFSNETGRQVDFDLRGSLAEVIERATSKPIPGPGRPKLGVVSREITLLPRHWQWLEQQPNGISAALRRLVEAAMKLAPQKEQARMQRDALNNVLTAIAGDRANFEEATRALYSGDIAAFAKLIQKWPKDIREYAAKKVHQLKT; this comes from the coding sequence ATGGAAACTACAATTACCTATGTCGCTTTTGTTGGTCCTAAACTTATCGCCGAGGGTGAGGTAGCCGAAATTTTACCAGTGCTTAAACAACGCTTTGATAAAAATTATTCTGAGCTGGTGTTAATTTTTAGTAACGAAACTGGAAGACAAGTAGACTTTGATTTGCGTGGTAGTCTTGCTGAAGTAATTGAGCGGGCAACGAGCAAGCCAATCCCCGGGCCTGGTCGACCAAAGCTTGGTGTAGTTAGTCGTGAGATCACACTTTTACCTCGGCATTGGCAATGGTTAGAACAGCAACCTAATGGTATATCTGCAGCGTTACGTCGTCTTGTTGAGGCGGCGATGAAACTTGCTCCACAAAAAGAGCAAGCGCGAATGCAACGTGATGCTTTAAATAATGTACTTACCGCAATTGCTGGAGATCGAGCGAATTTTGAAGAAGCAACACGTGCATTATATTCAGGAGATATTGCGGCATTTGCAAAACTAATTCAAAAA